The DNA sequence TTtgacgtgcacacgcacacacacatgcacgcgcgtgtgtgtgtctgtgtgtgcgcgtgtagGAGACTTGGGAACAGTTTGTGATGtttgttgaaaagtgaatgtgATGACCTGGTTTCTGGGGTTGACCCTGACTCGCAGAGcagagcgccccctggtggacgaGCAGCTCAGAGTTCAGAACTTCGATCTGTTTCCAGACTCGAACCCGTGGACGTTTTTTGGTTTTTCACGTATGAGAAACgggaaaaaagggaaatgtcGGAAAGATTTTGACGAGAAGTGGCGCCCAAACATCGGCCATTGTTTCCACCATCACGTCAAGTGTGAAGGATTTACACGATAATCATGGTTATCCAACGGGTTCAGTGTTCATCTTCACcttcttcacttcctgattcTTGTCTTTGTTTCCGTTCGCAGAACGAGCCGAGTCGACCACACGGGACCGACTGCCCCCCCGACTTCCTCTGTGAgcaagtgtgtgcgtgcgtgtgcatgtgtgcgcgcAGGTGTGTGAGGTCATGTCGGGCATGACGAGCGGCGTGTGTGTGGAGAGCGACCTCTCCTCGATGCTCCAGAGAAGCTCCGCCCCCTCCCACCATCACCCGAATCACCATGTTTACGGCGGACAGGGGCAGGTGAGTCACGACGGAGGCAGACACGAGGTCACGTGATCAGACTCCGACAGCAGCCGGTGAATAGAGTGAAACGTTAACAGctaaagaggaggtggaggagaccaaatgcagagaaacaagagaaaagagagagagaattcatacagagaaacaggaaaccaaagaaaaccaaacatCCTTTTGcttgattttcttttccattGGTAAAAATAACAATACGAACATCTGGCTTTGAAGGAAACAACTTGCGATCTCTTCCGGGTCACATGACTCTGCAGTCGACCCTCGTAGCcaaatttaaatatttcctcGAAACTTCTGTGAACAAACAGGTTTAAGTTTTAGTTTGTGGAACCGACAGCGTTTCCGATCAAAGACGACCCACCAACTTTTCTCTCCGATTTGATTGGATGACGATCGTGTTTCTGTTGCAGGTGTCGGGTTTGGCTCCGATGCTCGACTACTCCACGGAGATGGACCGCTACCGTTCCTCCATCGCCAACTTCTACAAAACCAACgtcaacatgaacatgaacgTGACCAACTTCCCTCAGTCGGCCAAGCTGGCGGCCCGTTTGGCGGCGGCCGGCCCCATCTTCCCCCCCAACGCCGCCGCCAGGCTGGGCACCATGGCGACGGCGCCTTGGGGCTGCCACgacaacatgaacatgaaccACCCGGCCGCCATGTTCTGGAGCCGGCCCAAACCGGTGGGAACTGCACCGAcgcatcaccaccaccatcaccacccgTCCGCGTCGCAGGGTCACCTGACCTCCCCGCACTCCCACAGTACCAGCATGCACCACGGCGGCGCCGGGTCTGGGGGGGCATCAGGTGGAGGGAGCAgtgaagggggaggagctgACAAACATGGACACACTgcctcctcacttcctgtcacacagGGATCGGCACACCATCACCCCATGGCGCCGAGCAACGCAAACTTTCTCCCCGGTTACGGCGGCGGCGCGGAGTGCGGCATCATGAACAAGCAGGGACACGCCCACCCAGACATGATGAGCCTATCGGAGGGCGGGAGCTGCAATGGGGGAGGGGTGATGGGCAGTAGCTTCTTGGGGGGGCTGGGATTACCACCTGGGGTCATCGTCATGGCGATGGGGTCGGCAGGGGGCGGGATCTCAGAGGCAGGCAGCGCCTTCCAGATGACCGGCGGCCAGCGGGCGCTAACGGACTGCCAGCAGCACAACTCCTCCccctgcccctcctcctcctcgccctcctcctcagTAGTGACAGCAGGGGGCGTGGCCCTCTCGTCATCGTCGTCCTCGTCATCGGGGGCGGTGgccaagaggaagaggaagcggTGCGGCGTGTGCGGGCCGTGCCGGCGGCTCATCAACTGCGGCGTCTGCTCGTCCTGCCGCAACAGGAAGACGGGTCATCAGATCTGCAAGTTCAGGAAGTGTGAAGAGCTGAAGAAGAAAccagggggaggtgggggggtacTTGAGGtgaggacgcacacacacacacacacacagaccacacacctggtgttaacatcTAGATTTTGTCATCGGATGTGGGAAGGAACTTACACCAGATTtagatccgatcaccacagaccacttcctgtctgggCCACGTTTCCACATTCTGacacagtgtctctctctctctctctctctctctctctctctctctctctctctctctctctctctctctctctctgccgacacacagacacacttagtGACAtctgacacatctgtaaactccgACAACTTCGAAACAACATTGTCGGGTCTTAACcaacacacacgacacacgtgTTCTTTGCATGTAGAGCGTGGAAGTGGGATCTGAACACAGGGACTTAGTGCTCGCCACTTGAGGTCGGATCTCTCGGGTCCCACACACAAATGgggtcacatgcacacacactcatgggtcactcacacacacacacacacacacacacacacacacacagacaagcatgGGTCACACCAAGATTTgtcatcctccatccatcctctgtAAATGCttggtcgtgtgtgtgtcttggcctcgtgtgtgtgtgtgtgtctgtcggtgtgtgtgtgtgtgaaagagagtgCGTTTGTGTGTCCTGGCTCGCTTAACCCAGATCACTGCCAGCGGGGCATGAGCTGGAAGGCATTTCTCACcctgttgagtgtgtgtgtgtgtgtgtgagacgtgtgtgtgtgtgctcgagTGTTAACGCTGTGCAGATGGTGGGTGGTGAAAAGCGAGAGCACAGTCCCTGCTGAGGTCTGGCAggctgcc is a window from the Limanda limanda chromosome 22, fLimLim1.1, whole genome shotgun sequence genome containing:
- the LOC133028711 gene encoding CXXC-type zinc finger protein 5-like, with amino-acid sequence MSGMTSGVCVESDLSSMLQRSSAPSHHHPNHHVYGGQGQVSGLAPMLDYSTEMDRYRSSIANFYKTNVNMNMNVTNFPQSAKLAARLAAAGPIFPPNAAARLGTMATAPWGCHDNMNMNHPAAMFWSRPKPVGTAPTHHHHHHHPSASQGHLTSPHSHSTSMHHGGAGSGGASGGGSSEGGGADKHGHTASSLPVTQGSAHHHPMAPSNANFLPGYGGGAECGIMNKQGHAHPDMMSLSEGGSCNGGGVMGSSFLGGLGLPPGVIVMAMGSAGGGISEAGSAFQMTGGQRALTDCQQHNSSPCPSSSSPSSSVVTAGGVALSSSSSSSSGAVAKRKRKRCGVCGPCRRLINCGVCSSCRNRKTGHQICKFRKCEELKKKPGGGGGVLERPPSVPTGEAFRWFF